One segment of Mycolicibacterium baixiangningiae DNA contains the following:
- a CDS encoding NUDIX domain-containing protein, protein MPKLSAGLLLYRVVDGVVEVLLGHPGGPFWVRRDDGAWSVPKGEYTVEEDPWEAAQREFREELGSPVPPGDPMRLEPVKQAGGKIVTVFAVRGDLDPDTAVSNTFSLEWPKGSGSVREFPEIDRVAWFPVSAARTKLLAGQRPVLDQLMELVAAERE, encoded by the coding sequence GTGCCGAAGCTCAGTGCGGGTCTGCTGCTCTACCGGGTGGTCGACGGCGTAGTCGAGGTGTTGCTCGGCCATCCGGGTGGGCCGTTCTGGGTGCGCCGTGACGATGGCGCCTGGTCAGTCCCCAAGGGTGAGTACACCGTTGAGGAAGACCCGTGGGAGGCCGCGCAGCGGGAGTTCCGCGAAGAACTCGGGTCGCCGGTGCCGCCGGGAGATCCGATGCGCCTCGAACCGGTCAAGCAGGCCGGAGGCAAGATCGTCACGGTGTTCGCCGTCCGCGGCGACCTGGACCCGGACACCGCGGTGAGCAACACGTTCTCCCTGGAGTGGCCGAAAGGCTCCGGCTCGGTCAGGGAGTTTCCCGAGATCGACCGGGTGGCTTGGTTTCCGGTGTCGGCCGCTCGGACGAAACTGCTTGCGGGTCAGCGGCCGGTGCTCGATCAGCTGATGGAACTCGTTGCCGCAGAACGCGAGTAG
- a CDS encoding LLM class F420-dependent oxidoreductase, translating into MKYAVVAPVAAGVTVDPAWMAAFARHLEACGFESIVVVEHTVLMTQYASVYPYDPSGRVELTADTPVPDPLDLLAFLAAHTERLGLATGVLVLPNHHPVALAKRVATVDALSGGRVRLAVGTGWLAEELRACGVDFTTRGRRADEQIQVLRALWADTPQGASFHGEYFDFDHAMSYPKPAARIPVHIGGHSRAAARRAGRFGDGFQPLGVTGEALTALVAEMHGAATESGRDPGSIELSLGHSVAKIDAGRAEKLAQLGADRVVLAMPDVTTLEEAADVVSACAQRLGLTP; encoded by the coding sequence GTGAAGTACGCCGTCGTCGCGCCGGTTGCCGCCGGAGTCACCGTCGATCCAGCGTGGATGGCGGCTTTCGCCCGGCATCTCGAGGCGTGCGGATTCGAGTCGATCGTCGTGGTCGAACACACCGTGCTGATGACGCAGTACGCCAGCGTCTATCCCTACGACCCCTCCGGGCGGGTCGAACTCACCGCCGACACCCCGGTACCCGATCCGCTCGATCTGCTCGCGTTCCTTGCCGCGCACACCGAACGGCTGGGTCTGGCGACCGGCGTGCTGGTGCTGCCCAACCATCATCCGGTGGCGCTGGCCAAGCGGGTGGCGACGGTCGACGCGCTGTCGGGCGGGCGGGTGCGCCTGGCCGTCGGGACCGGATGGCTCGCCGAGGAACTCCGGGCGTGCGGCGTCGACTTCACCACCCGCGGGCGACGCGCCGACGAGCAGATCCAGGTGTTGCGCGCGCTGTGGGCGGACACCCCGCAGGGCGCGAGTTTCCACGGTGAGTACTTCGACTTCGACCACGCCATGTCCTATCCGAAACCGGCCGCGCGGATTCCCGTCCACATCGGTGGACACAGCCGGGCCGCGGCCCGGCGCGCCGGACGGTTCGGCGACGGCTTTCAGCCGCTGGGTGTCACAGGCGAAGCGCTCACCGCGCTGGTCGCCGAGATGCACGGGGCGGCAACCGAATCCGGTCGCGACCCGGGATCGATCGAGTTGTCGCTCGGGCATTCGGTGGCCAAGATTGACGCGGGTCGCGCGGAGAAGCTCGCCCAACTGGGTGCCGACCGGGTCGTGCTGGCGATGCCGGACGTCACCACCCTCGAGGAGGCGGCCGACGTGGTGTCGGCGTGCGCGCAGCGGCTCGGATTGACACCGTGA
- a CDS encoding DUF7882 family protein, with translation MATVHVGGQPLPGTFTNHFLAHLQVATVARFAAGKGFFLTTAEVGEDGAERTVSHWLHPALPVSFAFDVSDGSGGRVAPEALQDNEIEEITAAMDTPNGVRGSDGLWWPFTEQV, from the coding sequence GTGGCAACGGTTCACGTGGGCGGGCAACCGCTACCCGGCACTTTCACCAACCACTTCCTGGCACACCTGCAGGTGGCCACAGTCGCGCGGTTCGCCGCGGGGAAGGGATTCTTCCTCACGACCGCAGAGGTCGGCGAAGACGGCGCCGAGCGGACGGTGAGTCACTGGCTGCACCCTGCGCTGCCGGTCAGCTTCGCATTCGACGTCTCCGACGGATCAGGTGGCCGCGTGGCACCGGAAGCGCTGCAGGACAACGAAATCGAAGAGATCACCGCGGCCATGGACACGCCCAACGGCGTCCGCGGCAGTGACGGCCTGTGGTGGCCGTTCACCGAGCAGGTGTAG
- a CDS encoding lysophospholipid acyltransferase family protein — MAGIGDVLDWAKHQVSSRVPKADLDQRDSDFIREQLPGTWLLASLYFRADVRGLDRIPRDGPVLLVGNHSGGNIPPDTFVFTLAFCSYFGVERPFYQLAHNLVVSAPGLGWLRKFGTVAANHDNARLALESGAALLVYPGGDYEVFRPSWERHRVDFGGRKGYVRLAREAGVPIVPVASVGGQEAALFLDRGQWLARLLMVDKLARLKSVPILLAPPWGLVISDLIPRLPLPTKIVIEVQEPIDASDIADSDDDVINDKVVASLQGGVDSLAAERRFPVLG, encoded by the coding sequence ATGGCTGGGATCGGCGACGTCCTCGACTGGGCCAAACACCAGGTGTCATCCCGGGTGCCGAAGGCGGATCTGGACCAGCGCGACTCCGACTTCATCCGCGAGCAGCTGCCCGGCACCTGGCTGTTGGCGTCGTTGTATTTCCGCGCGGATGTGCGGGGACTGGACCGCATCCCGCGCGACGGCCCCGTCCTGCTCGTCGGTAACCACAGCGGGGGCAACATCCCGCCCGACACCTTCGTCTTCACGCTGGCCTTCTGCTCGTATTTCGGTGTCGAGCGGCCGTTCTACCAATTGGCGCACAACCTGGTGGTGTCCGCACCGGGACTGGGCTGGTTGCGCAAATTCGGCACGGTGGCGGCAAATCACGACAACGCCCGGTTGGCGCTGGAGTCCGGTGCCGCCCTGCTGGTCTATCCGGGAGGCGACTACGAGGTGTTCCGGCCGTCGTGGGAACGGCACCGTGTCGACTTCGGTGGCCGCAAGGGTTACGTGCGGTTGGCCCGTGAAGCGGGCGTGCCCATCGTGCCGGTCGCCAGCGTCGGCGGTCAGGAGGCGGCGCTGTTCCTCGACCGCGGCCAGTGGCTCGCGCGGCTGTTGATGGTGGACAAGCTGGCGCGGTTGAAGAGCGTGCCGATCCTGCTCGCGCCGCCGTGGGGTCTGGTGATCAGCGACCTCATCCCGCGGCTGCCGTTGCCCACGAAGATCGTGATCGAGGTGCAGGAACCCATCGACGCCTCCGACATCGCCGACTCCGACGACGACGTGATCAACGACAAGGTGGTGGCCAGCCTGCAGGGCGGGGTGGACAGTTTGGCGGCGGAGCGACGTTTCCCGGTGCTGGGCTGA
- a CDS encoding IS110 family RNA-guided transposase, with the protein MKYAPPVLAPKPANNMTCGIDWAGRDHAISIVDARGSEIHRSAVEHNAVGLRVLLGLLARMGVSEVAIERPDGPLVEALLDAEVTVVVISPNQLKNLRSRYGSAGNKDDRFDAFVLADTLRTDRTRLRPLVPDTAATTALRTACRARKDLIKHRVALANQLREHLNRVFPGAVGLFSDLDSPISLAFLARFDCQDRADWLTPKRLSAWLASVGYTGGTDPAVLHAHLASAPHGITGEHSRAHAGVTAALVTSLKTLVAQIKVLYRQIGDQLDAHVDAHIFTSLPRSGTVRAAKLVAEIGDCRARFPTPESLACLAGVAPSTRQSGTMRSVGFRWACDKHLRDAVTDFAADSRAANPWAENLYRQARSRGHDHQHAVRILARAWLYVIWHCWQDHTAYNPDRHGALQAFLRSQPPTA; encoded by the coding sequence ATGAAGTATGCCCCACCGGTGTTGGCGCCGAAACCCGCCAACAACATGACCTGCGGAATCGACTGGGCTGGGCGCGATCACGCGATCTCGATCGTGGATGCCCGTGGCAGCGAGATCCATCGAAGCGCCGTTGAGCACAACGCTGTCGGGCTGCGAGTTCTGCTGGGTCTGCTGGCCCGCATGGGAGTCAGCGAGGTAGCCATCGAACGCCCCGATGGGCCACTGGTCGAGGCGCTGCTCGACGCCGAGGTCACCGTCGTGGTGATCAGCCCCAACCAGCTCAAGAACCTGCGCAGCCGCTACGGCTCGGCCGGCAACAAAGACGACCGGTTCGACGCCTTCGTGCTGGCCGACACCCTGCGCACCGACCGCACCCGACTGCGTCCCCTGGTGCCTGACACCGCGGCCACCACCGCGCTGCGCACCGCCTGCCGGGCCCGCAAAGACCTCATCAAACACCGGGTCGCACTGGCCAACCAGCTGCGTGAACACCTCAACCGCGTCTTTCCCGGTGCCGTCGGATTGTTCAGCGATCTCGACTCGCCGATCAGCCTGGCGTTCCTGGCCCGATTCGACTGCCAAGACCGCGCCGACTGGTTGACCCCCAAACGTCTGAGCGCCTGGCTGGCCTCGGTCGGCTACACCGGCGGTACCGATCCCGCTGTGTTGCACGCACACCTGGCCAGTGCGCCTCACGGCATCACCGGCGAGCACAGCCGCGCTCATGCCGGCGTCACCGCCGCCCTGGTCACCAGCCTCAAGACCCTCGTCGCACAGATCAAGGTGCTGTACCGCCAGATCGGCGACCAGCTCGACGCTCACGTCGATGCGCACATCTTCACCAGCCTGCCCCGCAGCGGAACTGTCAGGGCCGCAAAGCTTGTCGCTGAAATCGGCGACTGCCGCGCACGATTCCCCACCCCCGAATCGCTGGCCTGCCTGGCCGGGGTCGCACCGTCGACCCGCCAATCGGGCACCATGCGTTCGGTCGGATTCCGATGGGCCTGCGATAAACACCTGCGCGACGCCGTCACCGACTTCGCCGCCGATTCCCGCGCCGCGAACCCCTGGGCTGAAAACCTCTACCGCCAAGCCCGATCCCGCGGACACGACCATCAACACGCCGTGCGCATCCTGGCCAGAGCCTGGCTCTACGTCATCTGGCACTGCTGGCAAGACCACACTGCCTACAACCCCGACCGACATGGGGCCCTGCAGGCATTCCTGCGAAGCCAACCACCCACTGCTTGA
- a CDS encoding SRPBCC family protein: protein MRLERRCVLDADRDTVWKVVSDPDCYPEFMASLERWETVTEGPVGIGSRFTAHWKIGSVPIGGVVEIVEFDRNRDLAWIGITGVTMRGRFRLRDCSDGRTKVTFRLSYEAPGGLLGLVADWVAARQVGRTMSETVTRLKAMVEG from the coding sequence ATGAGGCTCGAACGGCGGTGCGTGCTCGACGCCGACCGCGACACCGTGTGGAAGGTGGTCAGCGACCCGGACTGCTATCCGGAGTTCATGGCCAGCCTGGAGCGATGGGAAACGGTGACCGAGGGCCCCGTCGGCATCGGGTCCCGATTCACCGCGCACTGGAAGATCGGCTCGGTGCCGATCGGCGGCGTCGTCGAGATCGTGGAGTTCGACCGCAACCGCGATCTGGCATGGATCGGCATCACCGGTGTGACGATGCGCGGCCGGTTCCGGCTGCGGGATTGCAGCGACGGCCGAACCAAGGTGACGTTCCGGTTGTCCTACGAGGCCCCGGGTGGGCTGCTGGGTCTGGTCGCCGACTGGGTGGCGGCGCGCCAGGTGGGCCGCACCATGTCGGAGACGGTCACACGTCTCAAGGCGATGGTGGAGGGCTGA
- a CDS encoding SDR family NAD(P)-dependent oxidoreductase: MGRATKLALVTGASTGIGFELAKLFAEHGYDLVIAADEPRIHVAAQELSSIGREVTPVEVDLRTQDGVAELYRTATAGARHLDAAAINAGVGRAGRFVDGDLDEDLSIIDLNVRSTVHLARLVLGDMVDRGSGRVLFTSSTVAAMPGSYQSIYNASKSFVLSFAEALHDELRDTGVTVTALMPGPVDTEFFTRAKMRNTPVGGPMPKDDPADVARQGYEAMMRGDRKVIAASLMSKALGKANMVLPDGVKARLNRLIARPMDR, translated from the coding sequence ATGGGTCGCGCAACGAAGCTGGCGTTGGTCACCGGAGCGTCGACGGGTATCGGTTTCGAACTGGCCAAACTGTTCGCCGAGCACGGTTACGACCTGGTGATCGCCGCCGACGAACCGCGAATTCATGTTGCGGCCCAAGAGCTTTCGAGCATCGGCCGGGAGGTGACGCCGGTCGAGGTGGACCTGCGGACGCAAGACGGCGTCGCGGAGCTCTACCGGACGGCGACAGCGGGCGCGCGTCACCTCGACGCGGCGGCGATCAACGCCGGCGTCGGACGGGCCGGCCGGTTCGTCGACGGCGACCTCGATGAGGATCTTTCGATCATCGACCTCAACGTGCGGTCCACCGTGCACCTGGCGCGGCTGGTTCTCGGCGACATGGTCGACCGCGGCAGCGGCCGCGTGCTGTTCACCTCCTCGACCGTCGCCGCCATGCCCGGCTCCTACCAGAGCATCTACAACGCGTCGAAGTCGTTCGTGCTGAGCTTCGCCGAGGCGCTCCACGACGAGCTGCGCGACACCGGGGTGACCGTCACCGCGCTGATGCCCGGGCCTGTCGACACCGAGTTCTTCACGCGCGCCAAGATGCGCAACACCCCGGTCGGCGGTCCGATGCCGAAGGACGACCCCGCTGATGTCGCGCGACAGGGATACGAGGCGATGATGCGAGGCGATCGGAAGGTGATCGCGGCGTCGCTGATGTCGAAGGCGCTCGGCAAGGCCAACATGGTGCTGCCCGACGGCGTCAAGGCCCGCCTCAACCGGCTGATCGCGCGCCCGATGGATCGCTAG
- the malQ gene encoding 4-alpha-glucanotransferase gives MTELSPSLVELAARHGVATHYEDWSGTKVAVPESTLIAVLAALGVPAADDDERTAALEEHDRRYWRQSLPPTILGRAGDTSSFWVHVTHGDGVEVWVALEDGSTRTGLRQLRNDTPPFELDGRLVGEASFELPDDLPLGYHRVHMRTGAFEADASLIVSPASLPVPPRLGAKRSWGLATQLYSVRSERSWGVGDLTDLTDLAVWSATRHSAGFVLVNPLHAAAPAAPMEPSPYLPTSRRFVNPLYLRPEVIPEYAELRHRGQLRRARTEVQARARRMPLIDRDASWRAKRAALATIYRVERSAGRELAYAGYRARQGRALDDFAVWCALAEKYGNDWHGWPAELQHPSSEAVAVFAAERAEDVDFHRWLQWQLDEQLTAAHATAIGAGMDIGVMHDLAVGVDPNGADAWALQEVLALGVTAGAPPDEFNQLGQDWSQPPWRPDQLVEHAYAPFRALVNGVLRHAGGVRIDHIIGLFRLWWIPRGASPTEGTYVRYDHEAMIGIVALEAHRAGAVVVGEDLGTVEPWVRDYLHDRGLFGTSILWFEHDRDGDGEGGPLPAERWREYCLSAVTTHDLPPTAGYLAGEHVRLRDELGLLTRPAAEELADDRAAQAAWLSELRRVGLLPTQDDPDAEDDPDIVILALHRYLGRTPSKLLALSLADAVGDLKTQNQPGTSDEYPNWRVPLRGPDGRQRLVEDVFRDPRAAALGAVMGSLVHPPQ, from the coding sequence ATGACCGAACTGTCCCCCTCGCTGGTAGAACTCGCCGCCCGCCACGGTGTGGCCACCCACTACGAGGACTGGTCCGGTACGAAGGTCGCAGTGCCCGAGTCGACGCTGATCGCAGTGCTCGCCGCCCTGGGCGTCCCGGCGGCCGACGACGACGAACGCACCGCTGCGCTCGAGGAACACGACCGCAGGTACTGGCGGCAGTCACTCCCGCCCACGATCCTGGGCCGCGCCGGTGACACGTCGTCGTTCTGGGTGCACGTCACCCACGGCGACGGCGTCGAGGTGTGGGTTGCGCTGGAAGACGGGTCGACCCGCACGGGGCTGCGCCAATTGCGCAACGACACACCGCCTTTCGAGCTCGACGGTCGCCTGGTCGGTGAGGCCAGCTTCGAGCTGCCCGACGACCTTCCGCTGGGCTACCACCGGGTCCACATGCGGACCGGAGCGTTCGAGGCCGACGCCTCCCTGATCGTCTCCCCCGCCTCGCTGCCCGTGCCGCCACGGCTGGGTGCCAAACGCAGCTGGGGGCTGGCGACTCAGCTCTACAGCGTCCGATCTGAGCGGTCGTGGGGAGTCGGCGACCTGACCGACCTGACCGATCTCGCGGTGTGGTCGGCGACGCGACACAGCGCCGGATTCGTCCTGGTCAACCCGCTGCACGCGGCCGCACCGGCCGCGCCGATGGAGCCCTCCCCGTACCTGCCGACCTCGCGGCGGTTCGTCAACCCGCTCTACCTGCGGCCGGAGGTGATCCCGGAGTACGCGGAGTTGCGCCACCGGGGACAGTTGCGGCGGGCGCGCACCGAGGTCCAGGCCCGTGCGCGGCGAATGCCGCTCATCGATCGGGACGCATCGTGGCGGGCCAAGCGCGCGGCGCTGGCGACCATCTACCGCGTCGAGCGGTCGGCCGGGCGTGAGCTCGCCTACGCGGGATACCGCGCCCGCCAGGGACGCGCCCTCGACGACTTCGCCGTCTGGTGCGCGCTGGCCGAGAAGTACGGCAACGACTGGCACGGCTGGCCCGCGGAGCTCCAGCATCCGAGCAGTGAAGCGGTGGCCGTATTCGCCGCCGAGCGCGCCGAGGACGTCGACTTCCACCGGTGGCTGCAGTGGCAGCTCGACGAGCAGCTCACCGCCGCGCACGCCACGGCGATCGGCGCGGGGATGGACATCGGCGTCATGCACGATCTCGCGGTCGGCGTCGATCCGAACGGCGCCGACGCGTGGGCGCTGCAGGAGGTGCTGGCGCTCGGCGTCACGGCGGGCGCGCCGCCGGACGAGTTCAACCAGCTCGGTCAGGACTGGTCCCAGCCGCCGTGGCGCCCCGACCAGCTCGTCGAACACGCCTACGCACCGTTCCGCGCCCTGGTCAACGGTGTGCTGCGGCACGCGGGTGGGGTACGTATCGACCACATCATCGGGCTGTTCCGGCTGTGGTGGATTCCGCGGGGCGCCTCCCCGACCGAAGGCACCTACGTCCGTTACGACCACGAGGCGATGATCGGCATCGTCGCGCTCGAGGCGCACCGGGCGGGGGCGGTGGTGGTCGGTGAGGACCTCGGGACCGTCGAACCGTGGGTGCGTGACTACCTGCACGACCGCGGCCTGTTCGGGACGTCGATCCTGTGGTTCGAACACGACCGCGACGGTGACGGTGAGGGCGGACCGCTGCCCGCCGAGCGGTGGCGGGAGTACTGCCTGTCGGCGGTGACCACACACGATCTGCCGCCCACCGCCGGATACCTCGCCGGAGAGCACGTGCGCCTGCGTGACGAGCTCGGGCTGCTCACGCGTCCGGCCGCCGAGGAGCTCGCCGACGACCGCGCCGCGCAGGCCGCATGGTTGTCCGAACTGCGCCGGGTCGGGCTGCTGCCTACCCAGGACGACCCCGATGCCGAAGACGATCCCGACATCGTGATCCTGGCCCTGCACCGGTATCTCGGGCGCACTCCGTCGAAGCTGCTCGCACTGTCGCTGGCCGACGCCGTGGGTGATCTCAAGACCCAGAATCAGCCCGGCACCAGCGACGAGTACCCGAACTGGAGGGTGCCGCTGCGCGGTCCGGACGGGCGGCAACGCCTGGTCGAAGATGTGTTCAGAGACCCCCGCGCGGCGGCGCTCGGCGCCGTCATGGGCTCGTTGGTGCATCCGCCCCAGTGA
- a CDS encoding MFS transporter, whose protein sequence is MASGVLEESAVRDRRARVAVAAQFLTNGALFANLLPRFPEIKADLGLSNAVYGVTIAAFSAGAFVAGLTAGALIRRFTSARVAVAGTVAIALFVFVAALAPSVVLVAGALFLAGASDAVTDVAQNAHALRVQRNYGRSIINSVHAVWAAGAVLGGLMGAGAIALDIPRPVHLGVAAVLFSGVVLVAYRFMLRGADHDDHPAAAQANGERTAGRRVYLLLTALAVIAIAGATVEDAGSSWATLYLRDSVGAPGAIAAFGYIALAAFMFVGRLIGDRLVDRFGEARVARAGGALAAAGMGAALAFPSVPATIAGFAAAGLGVATAIPAAMHRADQLPGLRPGTGLTIVTWLLRIGFLASPPVVGLVADSTSLRMGLLTVPVAGLVIMALAGALSAKARPVRS, encoded by the coding sequence ATGGCGTCCGGGGTGCTCGAAGAATCGGCGGTGCGTGATCGCCGGGCCAGGGTCGCGGTGGCGGCGCAGTTCCTCACCAACGGGGCGCTGTTCGCGAACCTGCTGCCACGCTTCCCGGAGATCAAGGCCGACCTCGGGTTGTCCAATGCGGTGTACGGCGTCACGATCGCGGCGTTCTCCGCGGGCGCATTCGTCGCCGGGCTGACCGCGGGGGCACTGATCCGGCGGTTCACCTCGGCGCGCGTCGCCGTCGCGGGCACCGTCGCCATCGCGCTGTTCGTGTTCGTCGCCGCACTCGCGCCGTCGGTGGTACTGGTGGCGGGTGCGCTGTTCCTCGCCGGCGCGTCCGACGCGGTCACCGATGTGGCGCAGAACGCGCACGCGCTTCGGGTGCAGCGCAATTACGGGCGGTCGATCATCAACTCCGTGCACGCCGTCTGGGCTGCCGGCGCCGTATTGGGCGGCCTCATGGGTGCGGGGGCCATCGCCCTCGACATCCCGCGTCCGGTGCATCTGGGGGTCGCCGCCGTGCTGTTCAGCGGCGTGGTGCTGGTCGCCTACCGATTCATGCTGCGGGGAGCCGACCACGACGACCATCCGGCGGCGGCGCAGGCGAACGGCGAGCGCACCGCCGGTCGCAGGGTGTACCTCCTGCTGACGGCGCTCGCGGTCATCGCGATCGCCGGAGCGACCGTCGAGGACGCCGGAAGTTCTTGGGCGACTCTGTATCTGCGCGACAGCGTCGGCGCCCCCGGCGCGATCGCGGCGTTCGGGTACATCGCGCTCGCGGCGTTCATGTTCGTCGGCCGCCTCATCGGCGACCGGCTGGTCGACCGGTTCGGGGAAGCCAGGGTGGCCCGCGCCGGCGGTGCGTTGGCGGCGGCCGGCATGGGCGCCGCACTGGCCTTCCCGAGCGTTCCCGCGACGATCGCCGGCTTCGCGGCCGCCGGCCTCGGGGTGGCCACCGCGATCCCGGCGGCCATGCACCGTGCCGATCAGCTTCCCGGGTTGCGGCCGGGGACCGGCCTGACCATCGTCACGTGGCTGCTGCGCATCGGCTTCCTGGCCTCGCCGCCCGTCGTCGGACTGGTCGCCGATTCCACCAGCCTGCGGATGGGGCTGCTGACCGTGCCGGTCGCCGGGCTGGTGATCATGGCCCTCGCGGGCGCGCTCAGTGCGAAAGCCCGACCAGTTCGATCGTGA
- a CDS encoding DMT family transporter: protein MYLVLGAAIVLEVLATLCLRASEGFRKKIWMAPVVIGYLASFYLLWLTLSLGLPVGIAYGVWTACGVALVAVLARFLFGERLTPTMGVGIALIVAGVLTIELVGLSH from the coding sequence ATGTACCTCGTGTTGGGCGCCGCCATCGTGCTGGAGGTACTGGCGACCTTGTGCCTGCGCGCCTCGGAGGGATTCCGGAAGAAGATCTGGATGGCGCCGGTGGTGATCGGCTACCTGGCGTCCTTCTATCTGCTGTGGCTGACGCTGTCGCTGGGGTTGCCGGTCGGTATCGCCTACGGCGTGTGGACAGCCTGCGGGGTGGCGCTCGTCGCGGTCCTCGCCCGCTTCCTGTTCGGCGAACGGCTCACTCCGACGATGGGCGTGGGGATCGCGCTCATCGTGGCGGGCGTGCTCACGATCGAACTGGTCGGGCTTTCGCACTGA